GAAAGTTCACAAGTTGATTAAGTCATTATATGGACTCAAACAAGCGCCTAAGCAATGGCATGAAAAATTCGATCATAATATGATTACGAATGGATTTGTAATCAATGAAAGTGATAAATGCATTTATGTTAAGCAAATGAAAAATGCTTGTGTTATTGTAtgtctatatgttgatgacatgcttATAATGGGAACAAACAAAGATATGATTAACTCCACAAAGAAAATGCTAAATTCTAGCTTTGATATGAAAGATATGGGATTAGCTGATGTGATTCTTGGAGTTCGAATCCTAAGGAATTCAGATGAATACGTTTGAACTCAATCACATTATGTTGAAAAGGTTCTAAAATGGTTTGGATATTATGAATGTAAACCTGCAGTAACTCCTTTTGATCCAATTCAAAAGCTTACTAAAAACGAAGAAGAGAGCGTATCTCAATTAGAGTATACCCAATTATAGGTTGCTTGATGTACATTATGAATTGTACAAGACCTGATCTTGCTTATTCAATAAGTCGACTAAGTAAGTATTCAAGTAATCCCGGAAGAGATCATTGGAATGCTTTAATAAGGGTATTAAGATACCTAAAGCATACAATGAACTATGGCTTGCATTACACTCAATATCCCCCAGTATTAGAAGGATATAGTGATGCAAATTGGATTTCAGGGAGCACATACAGTAAatccacaagtggatatgtatttACACTTGGTGGAGCAGTTGTGTCATGGAAATCGTCCAAGCAAACGTGTATAGCACATTCAACAATCGAATCAGAGTTTATAGTCTTAGATATAGCTGCTGATGAAGCTGAATGGCTTAAACATTTTCTGGAAGATATTCCATTATGGTCCAAGCCTGTGACTGCAATATGTATACATTGTGACAGCATGGCTGCACACGGTCGAGCCAAAAATGTTGAATATATAATGGGAAGTCGAGACATATAAGGTGACGACATAAGACCATTAGACAGCTACTTAAGAATGGAATTATTGCCATTGATTATGTTAAATTTAAGGAGAATATTGCTGATCCTTTGACAAAAGGCCCATCCAAGGATCAAGTGGCATttacatcgaggggaatgggtttaAAGCCAACTCAATGCGTTATAACTTGACGGAAACCTAACCTAGctaattggagatcccatggtctaggttcaataggcaaactagtTGAGGAAAACTCAAAGTAAGAAACACACAATCTTTACTCATTCTTATGATGGAAAACAATGTGTTTCCTGTAAGACGTAGAGGGTGAATCGCTATTCTTAATAATGCTAATATCTTATGTTTAGGATGAATAGAACAGGCTATTCCCAATTAGCATTACCTATATGAGATTGATGTGGGGTCGCATCTTTGAGAATTGATATGGCTACAATTCTCTAAAGGTCTCATGAAATCAGGATatgttcaggaccaaaatgaacacaaccgtatAAATTGCAGTGTGTCAAGATATGCTATGTGTGATACTTATTGTTTTGATTTGCTACTAAGAATGATCAGTTCAAGATATTAAATTCACTGCTTCATTAGGTAAATCCGATAAGTAACACCTATCCCGATGCGTATCATATCTAAGTTCTCTGGAAAAACGTTACTAATTTCATACAgcggctagaaatttagaaaattccataagtgaaaattccaatattcaagaaatgggaCTGCGGTGATCCACGAGGCTAAATGTGATCATAAGTGAAGCGGCACCACCGCTACGAGGCTCCACCATGGCAACCACCGCGATGGCCACCACGGCCACCACCCGCGACGAGGTCCATGGCACCACTACCAAGGCCCGAGCCGTGCCATCTAAGCAAGCCCAAGTCGTGCCATCCAAGGCCCACGACACCAAAACCACAGCTcaagccatgtcactccaaGCCCAACGCGTTACCAAGCCAAGCCTTAGCCTAGCACCCACGTGCGCCACACACTAAGTAGTCTGCTCTTGTTGCCCAGCCTATTCCCCCTGAGCAGTTTGCTCTCGTGGCACAACCTGCTCCCGTGGCCCAGCCTACTCCCGCCAAGCAGCTTGCTCTTGTTGCCCAGCCTGCTCCTGCCGAGCAGCCTATTCCAGTGGCCCAGCCTACTCCCGAGGCCCAATCTACTCCCGTGGccttccaagcagcccaaattgatccaagattagttcaaccaTCTCGACTCCAAATTTTCGGACCAATGATTGAACTGGGAGAATTTTCACCATATTCTTttgcggatttgacatttcctaactcaaatctcgcgcccggagtctaccacacttccactgctcaaggagacGCATTTTTTCCAAGCTATTCCAACCCAAATGAAGAACAACACTTGtttcgacaagtcatagagttgacgagtGCCCTTGCACAGTAAACGACCTTAGTGAACCAGCTCTTGCAGCGCACCGAGATGTAAAGTGCCCCAAATGAGGTGTCTCAAAGTAGGACAAGGGTAGACAAAGAACCCCTCCAGCAGCGTCTCGGCACGCAGCCACTTGAGCTAAGAACCGAGCGTTTGGGCAGTGTACACTCCTGATTGGGCGCCCGAGATAGCATATACTCCCGTCTTAGTGCGCggaggagcgtgcactctcgGCTAGGCCCACGGACGtgcatacattcacggttggggTCACACTCCGatagtcaacatgagcaaccttcaaAGCAAAGTGTTCATTCACGGCTAAGCCTGTAATGAGCATCCTCCACCTAACATCGGAGTAGGTAGCATGACGGATGAAGAGAAGCAATCATTCAATTCGGCTCAAGTTCAACTAGCAGCCTACGAAGAACTCACTCGCCTACTAGGAACGCACCACATACACCGCATCCGTGGCATAGACGAGCCAAACACATAGAAGAGTAGCCTAGAACAGCAAGTCACGACTAGGGGCAGCCAAGAGCTCTGCTACcctaacaaaggcaaattcaggaaaaAGTAAAGATACTCTTCACCAAGCGATTGTGTGATTTCCAACGCAATGAGGCCCCTAATAAGGTACTACGATAGAACATAAACAACACaagcaggtcacccttcacggACGAGATAAAGCAGACAGAGCCTCCACGCGAGTTCAGCATGCCatatttcacatctttcaaaggggATGAATACCCAGagaaacacttaaagcattatCGAAGTGCAATGATCCTCTATCAAAACAATGACGATCTCATATGTAATATATTCGCCACCACTCTACAAGGCGAGGCATaagattggttctacaccctgCCGCCACAATCTATCCGAAGTTTTGAtaaactttctttggtttttaccaATGAATATTCATCCTATTGCTCGATCAAAAAGAAGTCCGACCATTTTTTCAACGTCAAGAATAACCCAAAAGAGTCGCTTCGTGACTATGTGAAAAGGTTCAAAGCAGATGAGGCAGGAATAGTCGAATGCAACGACTTGATAGCTAaagcagccttccaaaaaggacttccAGCAGACCACCCCCTATTCgaaaaattgatcatgaaataAGATCTAACTCTAGCAGACTATTTCGCTCTGGCAGAGAAGAATGCACTTTGGGACAAGGCACACCAATGCACattcaaggacttgaagaagtacccGACATCACCTCCCTACTATCCAAACTGGAAGCAGATGATGACTAATTCACATGTTTCACGGTATATGAAGtagcaataagctctaccatcatatgagaagagttgggggcctaatgtattccacagttcaaaagTTCTCATCGATGCTgtcagaaattcaaaagctaactttagCGATAGTTGTTGCAACCCGAAAGCTTAAATTTTACCTTCAAACGACGCAGTCATCCTCATGACGCATTATTCTGCCCAATCCAAATGCACAACGATAAAGGCATAGACCTTGGCAGATGCAAAGTTTTCTGACGAATGTAACAACTCGGCCCAAAAGACACACCAAGGCAGACGAACATTGGAAGGGCACACttggaagcaagttttgtccttgtcgccccaaaagattctacataaGAGCAACATGTACCGGTAGTTGAGCACTAACTCCTGCTGCGCGCCATATGGCCCTAGCCGGCCCTTGCTCCATAATTTAGCTATAAAATGGTCCAATACCAGCAGTTGAGCATCTCCTGCTATGTGTAACATGGCCCCAGCTCCACGACTCCCTACCATGCACCAAGATGCTAagaagttagtacaaaagtgcgaCCGCTGCTAGCGCTACAAGCCGATACCAACACTGCCTGCTAACAAGCTACACCTATATATGAGTCATTGGCCATTCATGAGTGGATAATCGACCTGGTATGACTTATGCCGCCTACTACTAGGGGtagaggcatgatgatcgtggcaaccgactacttcaccaaatgggtagaagcagagcCCAAGACGACCACGACTCAAACGGACATAGAGTACTTCATAttgaggaacatcatttgccgatTTAACATCCCATAGTCCGATTTAACATCATTTGCCGATTTAACATCCCATAGTCCCGCAATTCGTAGGCAAAGGTatggcgaagttcttccaaaagtatggcattaagcagcacatgtccacgccgagatatcctcaaggcaatagGTGGGctgaagcatccaacaagatgatcctcgactgcctcaagaaatccctcaccaacaagaagggaaaatggccagacgaactcCCCGGATGTCTATGGGTATATTGCACCACCAAAAGACTAGCAACCGGTAAGACTCATTTCTTTTTGGCATTTGGctcagaagcaatcattcatcccAAAGTCATCAAGTCAAGTATCACCGCTCTACTACCAAGTATTAAGCAGAAcagtaaggagatggccacaagcttagatctggcagaggagaaGCGCGAGCAGACCATCACTCGCATTATAACCTACCAGTAGCAGCTCCTCTCCAGCTACAACGAAAGGGCCAAGATCTGGCAGTTCTAGCCtgaagatctagtcctaagaaaagccttcatcattgCCCAcaaagaaggctccaaaaagatggatcacATCTGGGAAAGTCTgtacaagatcagcagagtaAGTGGCAAGAGTAATTACACCTTCGCTaccatgaaatgacaaaaaGATTAAAAAGCAGTAGAGCGACTACaatctgaggaagtaccatgtgtgacctcccACTACATTAAAGCCCGAATACTCAAGTAGCTCGACAGGGACCACCTTACAAGTTGAGGATTATCCAATTGTTATGCAGTTCTTACCTTACAActaagtttttgtttgtttcactcttttttcaatgaggaattcagaagtaatcacaacttggctcggctgcatgcttacaacaactgatcactcatgcacttcaaaagaagaccgcGCCCTTCTTTAAGACTCATTGCAGGAATTGCATCCCCTGAGGAACCAACCATGCTCTttagtgtgagagggtaaaccaattccccaacacccacaTGGGTTAGCTCTCCAAGACGGGAGGATAAACTCTACAATCCGAATATCCAGATGTGGATGAGCCTGgctgccctagtataactagatgcacgATGGCTTGTGCTGGGATTCCtaaaagtagccacaatggCCTTTTTCAAGGCctagctaactgaaggattttgggtctcttggcctaattcGTGGGGAACCGGGCCCTAGAAACCGAGGGGGCACATTACGCATTACATCCGATGGATGGctgccctggaaccctaaagctgctaccgagtgcactaaggCAAGCCAAAAGACTGCCTACGGCTTGCCCTTTAAGCAGTAAAGCCACATtagacttatacaaccgcacattcttgtgaaagtttaaacaagctagcgtgcatatatgaagctttatccactaccgacatgctacgtagtcgataagTTTTATCTCTGCCAAGCGCAGAACAGcttacaccaagtcctaaagtgttgtgatacttgctatgcaacctacggaattggagaaagccaaagttaacagcctagtggttaCGCGAACTTGTCTGCTTTTGTAAGTAAGGCATCCAACTGCTAACcttatggctaacaactttgcaaagttctacaccaacacccaCGAATGCATAGGCTACGTGGgcctgtctgcttatagaaaagtagcacgcctgccactggtctataaagtTTAAAGGTTAGCGCATGAACAAAATAaacgaagatgaagaaaagcgaAGGAAACATGTTtataaacaactagcaaaggCGAGTTCAAGAAAAGCAAGAgctacaaggaaaaacaaaggctACCTAAAAGACTACacttcagcagcttggacatcccacaACTACTCAGTCGCCACACCTTCAGCAATTGTGACACTCTTAGCAGTGGCATCATCCAGCGTTTCACCCCCAGCCGCCCTAGCCTAGGCACCAACTTCTTGAattacttcaccaatggaaggcTTAAAAGTAAAAGTAAGCAAGTCTTccggagaaatagagaaagtcTCGAAACCTCGAGCCCATCCTTCTCACCCTTCAGCTGCTCATTCTCCTTGAGCAGATCAACACAGACGCGctgcagctcatccacttcATTCTTCAGACTTTCGTTGATATTCAGTATACcttgaagttccaacacttgcggttcaagcctatcgacgattctcttgaagtggatcacttgattataagcagaaatcaactcttcatcctttgcataagtaGCGAAACGAGATTAGAATCTAACCTCTTGATCTCCTCGACTGAGGAATAAGCTTCACCTACCATAGTCTTCACCacctccttggcagccttgCTATATATGCATCATAGCAAGCAGAATAGTCATTCTATATTAGGTCGTATGTTTCACAAAAGAAACTTGGGCAAGCAAACCTTTCTAAcaccatcaacaaacttggcataaacatccatgtcttcaagcaTAACTAGTTTCAAGAGTACACAGATCTCAACAGCCTTCCCAGAAGCAGGCTAAGAGGATTTCTCACAATTGCCCACTCGAGCAACCTCCTCCTTCCCAGCAGGTGAATCAGTCTCAGAAGTAGAGGGAGTGTGCCTTACTGCCACTTTAGCagcagagtccaccttatcgctcttcataatagcaagccTTTCCGAAGGAGAACCAAACTTAGCTCCTAACGGACGTCTTGGCATAGACTTTGGCACTATGGGCATGACGAGACCTCTACATTGAGCAATACTATCAACAATTGATAGCCATTCTCGATATAGTAGGCGCCACAGgctcagatctagcagcctcatttttctttccattgGAATAAGTCATGTCAATCACAAGCCTCTCGATAGCAGATGGACTTTCATGAGTAGCAGAggaagttttcaattttttcttaacCAGTATCTATTAAGCAGACGgggaagatctcttctttcTACCTTCATTCACAGTAGGCTCCACGACAGCGATCAAACCAACCAAAGTATCCGCCTTGATCCTCTTTACCTTCTCTCTCGGGAGCAACCCACATTTCTCCTGGCGAAGAGAACTAAGCAACCAATGTTATTCACGGTACTCAGCAAGGGAACTCAACCCATACTGGTTTTTTCGTCATTTTTTCTCCCAGACTAACAGGCAGAAGGCCTACATGCCCAGCATTCCAGTAGACCATGAGGCCCTCGACCTCCTCATCTCTCTCAATCACCGGTCTGGCCCCTGTTAAGTCCAAGAGCCCAAAGGACATAAGCCATGCGGCTCGCCTAGCACTGTGCCCCAGCACCTCAATCCACAACCCCAACCATGCAAGCTGCCCTTGGCTCGAGCCAAGCCGAGCAGCCACTGCTCCCTGCCACAACACCTCCTCAGCTTATGCCAAGCCGACTTCTGGCCCTTGACAGCCAATGTGTCGCACCACCCCGATGATTGCCCTGTGACAACACTATCCAAGGAGaagataaggaaaattaatttctttcttacctcggtgcggcgcaaagaagaagcaacaaaagacgatcctttgcacgggcaagatgtagaagattgctagaggaagAGGAACAAATATCatctaagctctctctctctcttatagggtagaataaatcgctttccaaagttgatttaataacccatTGAAGGTGGACTTAagtaggctttgagagaaatttatttccctttcctagatgGATCTAATTTCCTAATAAAGAGAGAatcaacatcaaaataggaaacaatcctacatttcctaaagcaagaagatctctacacctgatGCCCTTTCCTACaagcagcccaacaggtgtggggcatttgtggagccaaaaataatcaaaaggcGACACGTAGATTTTTGGgctaaaaggacaaaattacccttgaggagcaccggaattcctacgcgcgagcagtggacaaacattctacaatcaagtcaaaagtgcctaaaataggtaacaaattcaaagttatttcatccatcctcatcctaTATTTTCCACAAGGTAATTATTTCATAACCTCCAAAATATTCATTCCAAAAAtgtgttaattggctaattaatggattaattacctaattaatccattaattgccAAAGAACTCACACATTAAACCACAAAATGCACACAAAAAGCATCCCAAAGGCCGACCACCTTTTCTCCAAAGGGGATTGGCCATGCCCTATAAATACtacccatttttctttaaaaacctaagtccacactcttgcaaaactccaaAAACTCTCTAAACATTTTtatctctaaattctaactttgctCACAAGATCAGTTACAACCGTTTTTTAAGATAAACATGAACGACTTTAACTGCTTCATTACGCCATTATAAATATGGCCGTAAGATCAAAAACCAAACAACAATTTCATCGCTTCATTTTCCATACTTCACAGAGAAACACCACaaccaattcgccaagaatccaagttcgagtgcaagaacttggattagatagttgtatcctgcaagatagatGTCTGTTGAACTACTGCTTTGGTGTAGGGGcgaatttctgtcttaggagattgttactgcaagcctctatcttcCTAACCAAGTCAGTGTTTtgtgatttattattcaattttattaattgtttatattgtgAGATACATTGTATCTTTGTGAAATTTCTATTCGAAATAAACTATGCAattgttatatattatatacttgACATTTGATTGGTTTTAACAATCCAAGACAGAAATTTCTATTCCTATGAAACCATGGATCAATCAAATGTTGGTGTCGTCAAGCAACACGTTGAGAAACCTGAGAAATTCAAGGGTGTTGATTTCAAACATTGGAAACAGAACATGTTGTTCTATTTGACAACTCTGAATTTGAGTCATGTCATTACTTCGGAGGCCCCTAAAACACCAGAAGAGGGAGATATGCCTGCCAAAATTCTGCAAGCTATAGAAGCCTGGACTCACAATGAATTTCTATGCAAGAACTACATTTTGAATGCTTTAGATGACTCTCTATACGATGTTTATTCATCATATAAGATAGCGAAAGAACTGTGGGAGTCTCTAGACAAGAAGTATAAGTCTGAAGTGCCAAGTTCTAAGAAGTTTGTAATTGGAAAATTTCGGAATTACAATGGCATGAAAAATTCGATCATAATATAATTACAAATGGATTTATAATCAATGAAAGTGATTAATGCATTTATTTTAAGCAAACGAAAAATGCTTGTGTTATTGTAAgtctatatgttgatgacatgcttACAATGGGAACAAACAAAGATATGATTAACACCGCAAAGAAA
This Pyrus communis chromosome 6, drPyrComm1.1, whole genome shotgun sequence DNA region includes the following protein-coding sequences:
- the LOC137736039 gene encoding uncharacterized protein — protein: MAKFFQKYGIKQHMSTPRYPQGNRWAEASNKMILDCLKKSLTNKKGKWPDELPGCLWVYCTTKRLATGKTHFFLAFGSEAIIHPKVIKSSITALLPSIKQNSKEMATSLDLAEEKREQTITRIITYQ